The genomic DNA GGATACAAATATCGACTATTATACGAAAGCGTATAAAATAAGTAGTTTTAATCATACTGCTTATCAAAAGTAAAAAACTCCCTTTCGGGAGTTTTTTAGGATGCTTTTACTTCATGAGATTCGGTAAGTAAGGGTACTCTTTTCGCACCGCTTAGCTTAGCGATTGTAAAGCTGATAAGAGCTCCGGCTGATGCTGGTATTAGCCAGCCAATTCCTTCATTATATAAAGGGATAAATTCAAAATATGGTGTGATATATGAAATTGAAATACCACCTTGTTTTAATCCATCAAATACGCTCACTACGGCTGCACCAATTAAAGCACCTACATAAACAGAGCGATATCCGCCAAAGTATTTATGCAGTAACGATAGTAGAACGAGTACGATTGCAATTGGATATACAACAAGTAAAATTGGAACAGAGATGGCAATGATTTTTGTTAAACCTAAGTTAGCAACTAGTAACCCTAAAGCGCAAATGATACTTGCAAACATTTTGTATGAAAATTTTGTAAATAATGTTGAGAAATATTGACTACATGCAGATACGAGTCCAACACATGTCGTTAAGCAAGCGAGTGTAACAATCAGAGCTAGTAGAAGTAAGCCGTATGGACCGAATAATTGTTGTACGATTACAGTAAGTAGTTGTCCCCCATTCTTTGCGTATCCGAGTGAGACGCTAGTTGCACCGAGCCAGCCAAGTGCACCATATACAAGTACGAGACCGGTAGCGGCAATAAGTCCTGCTTTCGCTGTTGCGATGGCAATGGACTTACGATCTTTCACACCTTTAGAGCGAATGGCATTTACAACGATAATTCCAAATGCAAGTGCTGAAATGGTATCCATCGTTAAGTATCCTTCCATAAAGCCTTTGAAGATTGGAGAAGTTTGATACTCTTGCATTGCTGGTCCGGATTGCCCAAGTGGTGTAAATACACTTTTAACAAATAATAAGAAAATAGAGAGTAATAAAATAGGTGTTAATATATTTCCAATGCGATCGACAAGTTTAGATGGATTTAAACTAAGCCAAAATACGATAGCAAAGAAGATGACCGTGTATAAAAATAGTGCTAGGTTACTAGAGCGAATTGTTTCTGGTAAGAAAGAACTAACGCCCATTTCAAAAGCGACATTTGCAACGCGTGGAATTCCCATCGAAGGACCGATTGCAATGTATACAACTACCGTAAAGAATATTCCGAATAATGGATGAACATGACTTGCTAGTTGTTGCATACCGTTTCCTGATAAAGAAATTGCAATAACAGTTAATAATGGTAAACCGACTCCTGTTAGTAAAAATCCAATCATTGCCGGCCAAAAGTTTTCACCTGCATTTTGTCCAAGCATGGGAGGGAAAATTAAATTACCTGCCCCAAAAAATAAAGAAAATAGCATAAGACCTGTGAAAAAAATATGTTTTTTTGATACAGTGTTCATTGTTTTTCCTCCTTTTTTAAATTCATTTGTAAGAACACAAAAAACTCGTCCCTAAAGAAAGGGACGAGTTATATTTACCCGCGATACCACCCTAATTTATACATGTAGAAATGATTCTATATGTATACGGCTTTACAACGTACAACATGATACGTGTTCCTTGTAACGGGGGACAGCCGGTAAGAACTTACTACAGCATTCGGTTCTACTTCTCGGAGATGATTTTCGGCTATGCACTGAACGTTGGCTTTCAGCAAATCGCCAACTCTCTGGGGGGACAGTCCTATAACGTACTCGTTCTCGTCAATGAATTTTTATTCAAGTATTCTGACAGTATTGTTGCATGTTTTTTTGCGAAAGTCAATATTTTTTTAAAAAGATATGTTTATATGGGGAAATATCAAAAGTAATATGCTTTGTTTTGAAGTGAAGGGCTGATGTAAGTTAGATTATAAAACGGGAGTAAAAATTTGTAGAGAATTGTAAAATTTGTGGAGAAAGTTGATATTTATAGGAGTAAAGAAGGTATTGTTTGAATTTACAGAGAATAATACAACAATCCACTTGCTGGAAAGAACAAACCAAAAGAGGTGACTGGAATGCTTGCGATGGGAGTATTATTTGGCATTATTGCTATAATTGGTTTTATGTGGTTATATTATTCGCGTTCGTTTAAACAAGCAGAAGTTTTACTCTTTCAAAAAGGTAGTTTGTTGACAAATCAGTCTAGATATTTAGTATGTCCGAAGTGTGGAAGTGCACAGGCCAGAAGTGGAGGATATCAAGAGTGTTGCAAAATTAGATTATGAAAGAAGGAAGCCTCACATTATTTTGTGAGGCTTCCTTCCTTACAATTTCATGGCGCTCCAAATTGTCCACCGATCTCTTTCGATAATAGGAGAGGTGTTTTGTAATGCAGTCTGTACTTGTTGTAGAAGTTGAGAAAGTTCGTGATCTGTTAATTCGTATAGAATGGATCGACCTGTTCGAGGTGATAAATCTTGTAGCAATGCTTCTACAGAATCATGTATTTTTCGTACTTCCCATTGTGTTTGAGTGGGGAACACGTGAAGAAAATATTTTTGTAATTCTTGTTGTATCGTGGTGGTTTTTGGACGTCTTTTTGCTTCTATTTCAATGAGCTTTGGAAAGGTAGAGAAAAAATATCCACGGATGTGTTCGGGGCTTCCAGGAATTGTACAATCTTCAATAGTTCGGTCTTGTACAATAAGTACACCGTTTTTCTTTAATATACGAGAAGCTTCACGTAGAAATGTAGGAATGTCTTGTAAATGATGAATAACTGCGCGCGAAATAACAATGTCGAATGTATCGTTAGGATATGGAATGCTATGTGCATCACCGTGAATGAATGAAATGTTTGAAAATCCGCTACAATTTTCTTTTGCAGCCTGTAATATTTCTTTTGAAAAATCAAACCCAACAATACTTTTTGCTCCCATAAGAGCAAGTTCTTTCGTATAAATCCCGCCACCACAGCCGATATCAATTATTTGCTTGTTTTGTATATTTGTAATGCTTTTTATCATTTCCCCCCAAGAAATATGGGCGTTTCGCTGTGCGTATGTGTATTTATTATTTGCATCGTGAAAATTAATGGACATGAAAAAACCTCCTTTCAATGCTTAGTATAGCGTATTTTATAGTGTGTCACGTTTTTGTTTTTTATATGAAGATTATAAGAATTTCTTATTGTAAAAGGAGGATTAAGTTGAAAAGGAAATATGTATTGTTGTTATTTGCTATGTTACTAGCATCTTGTAGTCAAGTTGAGCAAAAAAAAGAAACAAAAAAAGTGGAAGAGACGGTGAATGAAGTGAAAGAAACAATAGGGGTAACCGTTATACAAAAAAAACATACAGAGAAAAAGTTGCAGGAATCAGAAGCTAAGGTAGTAATAGACATTATGGATAAAGCTGAGAAACAAGAAATAACAGGTAGCTTCGGTGAACCTGAATATGAAATACAAATTAGTAGAGATGGAAAAAAAGAAACATATTATGCATGGCTAAGAGGGGAAGACAGACGAGGATGGGTACAACATAAGAAAGCTATGTATATGCTGAATAAAAAAGATACGGAAAAGCTTTTGGCTATATTTCCAAATGTTTCAGAACAAAAAGAAGATGAGGTACAGGTAGGTCCTTTAACGGAAGTAACAAAAAAAGATTTGCAGATTACCGCGTTCCATATTAAAGCAGGCAATCAAAAAGTGAATTATACGGTACGGTATACGATTTCACAATCATTATACAACAAGTTAGAGAAGGAACAAGAATATTATTTGCAAGTCATTTTCCCAGAAAAAGTTCAAAAATTAATTGGAAAAAAAGAAAGTGAAAAAATTTCAGGTGAAAAGGTAAAGGAAGGGTATAAACAGTATGAATTGCATGCTACTGTTCCGGTAAAAGATGCTTCAGAATCACAATTAAAGTCATTAGAAACATATTATGAAAATTATGATTTGAAAATATTAAATAGTAAAAAAGAACAAATAGGTGTTTTTCAAAATATCATTCAAATTGTTAAAGAGTATGGTGAAAAAATGAATTTACAAAGATAAGGTGAAACTTTAATTAGCCCTGACGGATTGGGATGAATGTAATTTGTAAAGTCTATATGGCCTTTCCTAGGAAATGATAATAGAGAGGGAAAACCCCCTCTCTATTACTTTGCTTTTGCAGATGGCTCATTCATTGATTTTCGTGTAATAAGAAAAGAAATCATAAGAGCGGAAAGGATGATAAGAGTAATAAATACATGATTGGGCAACAAATCTAATAATAATACGTAACTAACGGTATAAAAAATAAGAGTTGAAGCTAAAAACGATAGAACACCTATTATGAGAGATTGTAAGTTCATTTATATGCACCTCCTTTTATTTATATTTTTGTCTAAAAATGGATTAAATAAACATTGTTTCTAACAATAGAAAAAAATATGTCATAATAGAGAAAACAATAAGTTTTGATGAATGAAAATGATTCATGAATGAGAGATAAAGGAGAGGAATATGAAAAATAATAAAAAAGGATTATGGGGAATTATTGTTGCAATGGGGCTATTTTTACTTTCTAAGTTAAAGTGGGTATTTGCAATTTTTAAATTAGCAAAGTTTTCAACGGTATTTAGTATGTTTCTATCGCTTGGAGCATACGCGGTTCTTTATGGTTGGAAATTTGGTGTAGCACTCATTTATTTGTTGTTTGTTCATGAAATGGGCCATTTATGGGCGGCAAGAAGAAAAGGAATACCAACATCGCCTGCAATCTTTATCCCGTTTATGGGGGCTCTTATTGGAATGAAAGAGATGCCGAAAAATGCAAAAGATGAAGCGTATATTGCCTATATGGGACCTCTTTTTGGATTACTTTCATTTTTACCAGCTATTCCGCTTTACATGATAACGAAAGAGCCATTTTGGGCGCTCATTATTTTACTTGGAAGCATGATTAATTTCTTTAATTTAATTCCAGTTTCTCCGTTAGATGGAGGACGGATTATTTCGGTTGTAAGTACGAAAATTTGGGGAGCAGGGCTTGTTTTGCTACTTGGCTATTCAATTTATTTTAAAAGTATTTTGGGAGGATTTATTTTTATTATCGGCTGTATGGAATTGTATAGAGTAATAAAAAGAGATGAGCCAATTAAGGGATTAGGATATAGAATTGATGGAATGAAAGAATATGTTGCGAGGCTTGAAGAGGAATTAAAAGAAACTGGTGCAGTACATCGAAATATATATATGATGCAACATGAAATAAATGTATTAAGGCAAAAAGAAAGAGAGAAAGAATTAAAAACAGGAGAATTTCAAAAGATTGAAGTGTTAGAGTATCTTTTACCAAAGTTTGAGCCACTGGATTACGTCCCATATGAAGATGAAAAAGAAACACATACAATTCATATAAGAGAAGCATTTGAAATGTCAGAAAGAAAATTAAAGGAATGGGAGACAGAAAAGAGACAACAGGAAAACTATTATAAAGTGGATATGAAAACAAAATGGACAGTATTTGCTTGTTATATCGGATTAATGGCTATACTCGGTTACACAGCTTATGAAGGATATATTGTTTTACAAGAACATTTGCCAACGAGAAATGTATAGAAGAATATTGTCGAAATGATAGGAAGGATTTATACAGGAATTATATTTCTACGAGAGAATGTTACAAGTATAGTGTTACATTGTAATATCTTTAGTAGAGAAGGAGTTCTGTATATGAAGAAATTGTTAAGTGTATTCGGGATTATTATCGTAATGATCATTGCGAGCTATAGTCTTATGAAGGTGTTATTACATTATGCGAATAAGCCTGCTGGGGTAAGTACAACAGCTGAAATAGAAGATGTGCAAGAAGAGACAAAAGTGCTTGATTTTATTCGTATGACACATGAAAGTTATAATAATTTCTTAAATTATGGTAAGGCAGAGAATTATACAGATGGAGACTGGAACCAATTTAAGAAATGGTTCCAACAACAAGAACCATCCTTAAAAAATATACATACAGAAATAAAAAATGATAAGATAAAACGCGATGTAAATAGAAGTTATGAAATTGTAAAAAAAGGTGTAGAACTTCAAAATATTGAGTATGTAGTGTATGCTCATCGTGTATATCATGACTTAGATATTATCGTAAATAAATATAAAGGTGAAACAAATATCTGGGGGTATACAGAATTTGGAGATGGGAAAGATATAAGGGTAATTGAACAAGCTATACAGTCCAAATAATAAGCTAGCTAGCATTCTAGTTGGCTTATTTTCTTTTGTAAGCGCAATGTTCATATATTTTTCACAAAAACACCGTGTTAATAGTGATTAAAATCACAATCTGTATTATACAATTCAGTTAAACTAAAAACAGTTAAGGAAATAGAGGAGTGGGATACAATGTTAAGTGAAAAAACAATTGAAATCGTAAAGTCAACAGTACCATTATTACAAGAAAAAGGCGTTGAAATTACAACGAGATTTTATCAAATTTTATTTTCGGAACATCCGGAGTTATTGAATATTTTCAACCATACGAATCAGAAAAAAGGAAGACAACAACAAGCGTTAGCGAATGCTGTTTATGCAGCTGCAACTTACATTGATAATTTAGAAGTTATTATTCCAGTTGTAAAACAAATAGGTCATAAGCATAGAAGTTTAGGTATTAAAGCGGAACATTATCCAATTGTAGGTACATGTTTACTACGTGCAATTAAAGAGGTCGCAGGTGCACCTGATGAAGTTTTAAACGCATGGGGAGAAGCTTATGGTGTCATTGCTGATGCATTCATTAGCATTGAAGCAGAGATGTATGAGGAAGCTGCGCATAAAGAAGGCGGATGGAAAGATTTCCGTAACTTTGTAGTTGTTAAAAAAGTGAAGGAAAGCGATGTTATTACGTCATTTTATTTAAAACCTGAAGATGGAGGGAAAGTTTCTTCATTCATCCCAGGACAATATGTAACGATTCAAATAAATATTGAAGGCGAAACATATACACATAATCGTCAATATAGCTTATCGGATGCTCCTGGAAAAGAATATTATCGTATTAGTGTAAAGAAAGAAAAAGGTGTAGATACACCGGACGGTAAAGTATCTAACTACTTACATGATCAGGTAGAAGAAGGAGATATGTTACCAGTAAGTGCACCAGCAGGAGATTTCGTATTAAATATGGATTCAACATTACCAGTTGTACTAATTAGTGGTGGAGTAGGTATTACACCAATGATGAGTATGCTAAATACGTTAATTGAACAAGACTCAAAACGTAATGTATATTTTGTTCATGCAGCGCTAAATAGTAATACACATGCAATGAAAGAACACGTTGAGGCAGTAGATAATGAATACGAACAAGTTAAAGCATATACTTGTTATTCTGCACCAACTGAAAAAGATTTGGAAATGAAGAACTTTGATAAAGAAGGTTTCATTGAAAGAGAATGGTTACAAACTATTATTCCGACAATTGAAGCAGAGTTTTATTTCTGTGGTCCAGTAGCATTTATGAAGCATATAAATGCTTCACTAACTGATTTAGGTGTGAAACAAGAGCATATTCATTATGAATTT from Bacillus basilensis includes the following:
- the brnQ gene encoding branched-chain amino acid transport system II carrier protein, translated to MNTVSKKHIFFTGLMLFSLFFGAGNLIFPPMLGQNAGENFWPAMIGFLLTGVGLPLLTVIAISLSGNGMQQLASHVHPLFGIFFTVVVYIAIGPSMGIPRVANVAFEMGVSSFLPETIRSSNLALFLYTVIFFAIVFWLSLNPSKLVDRIGNILTPILLLSIFLLFVKSVFTPLGQSGPAMQEYQTSPIFKGFMEGYLTMDTISALAFGIIVVNAIRSKGVKDRKSIAIATAKAGLIAATGLVLVYGALGWLGATSVSLGYAKNGGQLLTVIVQQLFGPYGLLLLALIVTLACLTTCVGLVSACSQYFSTLFTKFSYKMFASIICALGLLVANLGLTKIIAISVPILLVVYPIAIVLVLLSLLHKYFGGYRSVYVGALIGAAVVSVFDGLKQGGISISYITPYFEFIPLYNEGIGWLIPASAGALISFTIAKLSGAKRVPLLTESHEVKAS
- a CDS encoding class I SAM-dependent methyltransferase; its protein translation is MSINFHDANNKYTYAQRNAHISWGEMIKSITNIQNKQIIDIGCGGGIYTKELALMGAKSIVGFDFSKEILQAAKENCSGFSNISFIHGDAHSIPYPNDTFDIVISRAVIHHLQDIPTFLREASRILKKNGVLIVQDRTIEDCTIPGSPEHIRGYFFSTFPKLIEIEAKRRPKTTTIQQELQKYFLHVFPTQTQWEVRKIHDSVEALLQDLSPRTGRSILYELTDHELSQLLQQVQTALQNTSPIIERDRWTIWSAMKL
- a CDS encoding site-2 protease family protein, which codes for MKNNKKGLWGIIVAMGLFLLSKLKWVFAIFKLAKFSTVFSMFLSLGAYAVLYGWKFGVALIYLLFVHEMGHLWAARRKGIPTSPAIFIPFMGALIGMKEMPKNAKDEAYIAYMGPLFGLLSFLPAIPLYMITKEPFWALIILLGSMINFFNLIPVSPLDGGRIISVVSTKIWGAGLVLLLGYSIYFKSILGGFIFIIGCMELYRVIKRDEPIKGLGYRIDGMKEYVARLEEELKETGAVHRNIYMMQHEINVLRQKEREKELKTGEFQKIEVLEYLLPKFEPLDYVPYEDEKETHTIHIREAFEMSERKLKEWETEKRQQENYYKVDMKTKWTVFACYIGLMAILGYTAYEGYIVLQEHLPTRNV
- the hmpA gene encoding NO-inducible flavohemoprotein, giving the protein MLSEKTIEIVKSTVPLLQEKGVEITTRFYQILFSEHPELLNIFNHTNQKKGRQQQALANAVYAAATYIDNLEVIIPVVKQIGHKHRSLGIKAEHYPIVGTCLLRAIKEVAGAPDEVLNAWGEAYGVIADAFISIEAEMYEEAAHKEGGWKDFRNFVVVKKVKESDVITSFYLKPEDGGKVSSFIPGQYVTIQINIEGETYTHNRQYSLSDAPGKEYYRISVKKEKGVDTPDGKVSNYLHDQVEEGDMLPVSAPAGDFVLNMDSTLPVVLISGGVGITPMMSMLNTLIEQDSKRNVYFVHAALNSNTHAMKEHVEAVDNEYEQVKAYTCYSAPTEKDLEMKNFDKEGFIEREWLQTIIPTIEAEFYFCGPVAFMKHINASLTDLGVKQEHIHYEFFGPAASLQ